A genomic stretch from Setaria italica strain Yugu1 chromosome VII, Setaria_italica_v2.0, whole genome shotgun sequence includes:
- the LOC101769418 gene encoding protein TRIGALACTOSYLDIACYLGLYCEROL 1, chloroplastic codes for MSSAAALLLRPTSATTHPLLHLSSPKSVFLRLHQSRRRLPVPRLSLTPTTASNSNSNNSPPPPPPLAPSPAPAAPPSLFANWSPPRAIWRGLSALLLAGQVFHRVLTGRVHRRNLLAQLRRVGPGSAGVALLTAAFVGMAFTIQFVREFTRLGLHRSVGGVLALALARELSPVVTAVVAAGRVGSAFAAELGTMQVSEQTDTLRVLGAHPVDYLVVPRVLACVLALPVLTLISFALGLASSAFLADSVFGVSVSIILESARRALRPWDLISSLLKSQVFGAIIAVVSCAWGVTTHGGAKGVGESTTSAVVVSLVGIFVADFALSCLFFQGAGDSLKYAMG; via the coding sequence atgtcgtccgccgccgcgctcctcctccgccccaccTCCGCCACGACGCACCCGCTCCTCCACCTATCCAGCCCCAAATCCGTCTTCCTCCGCCTACACcagtctcgccgccgcctgcccgttCCGCGCCTCTCCCTCAcgcccaccaccgccagcaacagcaacagcaacaactcccctccgccgccgccccctctggCCCCCTCGCCCGCGCCTGCGGCGCCGCCTTCCCTGTTCGCGAATTGGTCCCCGCCGCGCGCGATCTGGCGGGGGCTCTCGGCGCTGCTCCTCGCGGGCCAGGTCTTCCACCGCGTCCTCACGGGCCGCGTCCACCGCCGTAACCTCCTGGCGCAGCTCCGCCGCGTGGGGCCGGGGAGCGCGGGGGTCGCGCTCCTCACCGCCGCCTTCGTGGGCATGGCCTTCACCATCCAGTTCGTGCGCGAGTTCACGCGCCTCGGCCTCCACCGATCTGTCGGCGGTGTCCTCGCCCTCGCGCTCGCGCGCGAGCTCTCTCCCGTCGTcacggccgtcgtcgccgccggccgagtCGGCTCCGCATTCGCCGCCGAGCTCGGCACCATGCAGGTGTCCGAGCAGACCGACACCCTCCGCGTCCTCGGCGCCCACCCCGTCGACTACCTCGTCGTCCCACGCGTCCTTGCCTGCGTGCTTGCCCTCCCGGTGCTGACACTGATCAGCTTCGCGCTCGGCCTCGCCTCCTCGGCATTCCTGGCCGACTCCGTCTTTGGCGTCAGCGTCAGCATCATTTTGGAGTCGGCGCGCAGAGCTCTGCGGCCATGGGACTTGATCAGCTCCTTGCTGAAATCTCAAGTGTTTGGTGCCATTATCGCGGTGGTGAGCTGTGCCTGGGGTGTCACAACCCATGGAGGAGCCAAGGGCGTTGGCGAGTCTACAACATCTGCGGTGGTTGTTTCTCTTGTTGGGATCTTCGTTGCGGACTTTGCTCTGTCATGCCTGTTCTTCCAGGGTGCTGGTGATTCACTCAAGTATGCAATGGGTTGA
- the LOC101763201 gene encoding acyl-acyl carrier protein thioesterase ATL2, chloroplastic, translated as MPRFSMYNLYKAATHLPSKVTGLSPRLRPADVSSVAHGQHSCVVARNGRARLGRVVVTAAHVATGPKYCRLRGVVAIAAPDAISRELFDQRARPGNYTASNQLTTMRKDRFFEIEMEVRDDELDEYGVVNNAIYASYLHSGRDGMLEQLGISVDYWTSTGNAMALSELNLKYFAPLRSGDKFTVKVKPIQIKGVRIIVEHMVETLPHRELVLEGRATAVCLNKDFRPTRVFPELSASLMEVFSCKVA; from the exons ATGCCTCGATTCTCCATGTACAACCTATATAAAGCTGCCACGCATTTGCCATCAAAG GTCACCGGGCTCTCCCCTCGCCTGCGCCCTGCCGATGTGAGCTCCGTCGCCCATGGTCAGCACAGCTGCGTGGTGGCGCGCAACGGCCGGGCGCGTCTTGGCAGGGTCGTCGTCACGGCGGCGCACGTGGCTACGGGGCCCAAGTACTGCCGGCTCCGGGGCGTGGTTGCCatcgccgcccccgacgccaTCAGCCGCGAGCTGTTCGATCAGCGAGCTCGCCCCGGCAATTACACCGCGTCGAACCAGCTTACCACCATGAGGAAGGACAGGTTCTTCGAGATCGAGATGGAGGTCCGCGACGACGAGCTCGACGAGTACGGCGTCGTCAACAACGCCATCTACGCCAGCTACCTCCACAGTG GTCGTGACGGGATGCTTGAGCAGCTGGGCATCAGCGTGGACTACTGGACGTCCACGGGCAACGCCATGGCTCTTTCAGAGTTGAACCTCAAGTACTTCGCGCCTCTCAGG AGTGGTGACAAGTTTACGGTCAAGGTGAAGCCTATTCAAATCAAAGGCGTACGAATTATTGTAGAGCATATGGTCGAGACTCTGCCACATCGTGAA CTCGTATTGGAAGGCAGAGCGACCGCTGTTTGCCTCAACAAAGATTTTAGGCCAACTCGAGTATTTCCAGAGTTGTCAGCAAGTTTGATGGAGGTCTTCTCTTGCAAAGTCGCCTAA